One genomic segment of Timaviella obliquedivisa GSE-PSE-MK23-08B includes these proteins:
- a CDS encoding iron ABC transporter permease encodes MQYFSGSTRWQSWRLEGWTLLVGAIALLLSLPILTVLSSILTPSGNIWSHLASTVLGSYLFNSLALMLGVGCGVIGVGVSTAWLVTMCRFRGSRALEWLLLLPLAAPAYILAYVYTELLEYYGPIQTGLRALFGWSSAAEYWFPPVRSLPGAILMLTLVLYPYVYLLARVAFLEQSVCTLEASRALGCNPWQSFRRVALPLARPAIAAGTALALMETLSDFGTVQFFSVNTFTTGIYRTWFGMGERIAASQLAACLMGFILVLILVERWFRQRAKYYQSGSLDQRIPRYALGGMREAIAQSVCVLPILIGFVIPAITLLQLTLASWNETFNPRFWSFVQNSLLMAGLTAGICGAIALIMAYGLRLHPTRSMILAVRLAVMGYAIPGSVIAVGILIPMGQVDQLVDAVMKSTFGISTGLLLSGTIAALIFAYLVRFLAVAFSTVEASLERIKPNLDEAAHSLGHNTQQTLTRVHVPLMRSGLLTAALLVFVDVMKELPATLIVRPFDFDTLAVRVYQLASDERLAEAAAPALTIVLVGMIPVLTLSWQIRRRQSSSSGEN; translated from the coding sequence ATGCAATATTTTTCTGGCTCAACGCGCTGGCAGTCTTGGCGATTAGAAGGTTGGACTTTACTAGTAGGAGCGATCGCCCTCTTATTGTCCTTGCCGATTCTGACAGTCCTCAGCAGTATTTTGACCCCCAGCGGCAATATTTGGTCGCATTTGGCTTCTACTGTTTTAGGAAGTTATCTCTTTAACTCTTTGGCATTGATGTTAGGAGTGGGCTGCGGTGTCATTGGCGTTGGCGTTAGCACCGCATGGTTGGTTACAATGTGTCGCTTTCGGGGCAGTCGAGCGCTTGAGTGGCTGCTGTTACTGCCGTTGGCAGCGCCCGCCTACATCTTGGCATATGTTTACACCGAGCTTTTGGAGTATTACGGCCCTATACAAACAGGTTTACGAGCATTGTTTGGCTGGAGCAGTGCCGCAGAGTATTGGTTCCCACCCGTGCGATCGCTGCCTGGCGCAATCTTGATGCTGACATTAGTGCTCTATCCCTACGTGTACTTATTAGCGCGAGTCGCGTTTTTAGAGCAATCTGTTTGCACCTTAGAAGCAAGCCGGGCTTTGGGCTGTAATCCTTGGCAAAGTTTTCGGCGGGTGGCTTTGCCGTTGGCACGTCCGGCGATCGCAGCAGGTACAGCTTTAGCATTAATGGAAACGCTTAGCGACTTTGGAACGGTGCAGTTTTTTAGCGTTAACACCTTTACCACAGGAATTTACCGCACTTGGTTCGGCATGGGTGAACGGATTGCGGCATCACAACTGGCGGCTTGTTTGATGGGGTTCATCCTGGTGCTGATTTTAGTCGAACGCTGGTTTCGACAACGGGCAAAGTATTATCAAAGCGGCAGCCTCGATCAGCGAATACCCAGATACGCCCTGGGTGGAATGCGGGAAGCGATCGCTCAGAGCGTTTGCGTTTTACCCATTTTGATAGGATTTGTGATTCCGGCAATAACTCTGTTGCAACTGACTCTAGCCAGTTGGAATGAAACTTTTAATCCTCGGTTTTGGAGCTTTGTTCAGAATAGCTTGTTGATGGCAGGGCTAACGGCAGGCATTTGCGGGGCAATCGCCTTGATTATGGCTTATGGCTTACGGTTGCATCCGACTCGGAGCATGATTTTAGCAGTGCGATTAGCGGTCATGGGTTACGCCATTCCAGGATCGGTGATTGCGGTCGGAATCTTAATTCCGATGGGGCAGGTTGATCAGCTAGTGGATGCTGTTATGAAATCGACCTTTGGTATTTCTACTGGGCTACTGTTAAGCGGCACGATCGCGGCACTCATTTTTGCCTATCTTGTTCGCTTTTTGGCAGTAGCTTTTAGCACTGTTGAAGCGAGCTTAGAACGAATTAAACCCAACTTAGACGAGGCTGCTCATTCTTTGGGGCACAATACTCAGCAAACCTTAACGCGTGTGCACGTCCCCTTGATGCGAAGCGGATTGTTGACGGCTGCGTTGCTCGTTTTTGTTGATGTCATGAAAGAATTGCCTGCGACCTTAATTGTTCGCCCGTTCGATTTTGACACGCTAGCTGTGCGCGTTTACCAACTTGCTTCAGATGAACGGCTAGCAGAGGCAGCCGCACCAGCGCTAACAATTGTTCTGGTCGGAATGATTCCAGTGCTAACCTTAAGCTGGCAAATTCG